The Mucilaginibacter mallensis genome has a segment encoding these proteins:
- a CDS encoding RagB/SusD family nutrient uptake outer membrane protein — translation MKKLYNISFAILIISALLYSGCKKVLDKGPLTTYTGQLVFSDSTLAVEYLNSIYSNNLPTWAGNGGANSTIASASVGTLTEENQGSNIFVLGTVVSSSVTDIGTGNSATNNYGKIRALNDFISNLASSPIAIGTKNRFKAQALFWRAYRYFDLVRLYGGVPLVLTPLPVVGTAAKQAALLPRNTTTQTFNQIVADLDTAIMYLPGNWPAIDYGRITKGAAQAFLGRVLLTWASPQFNPTNDMSRWQVAYQASTDAITTLSSHGYGLYPKEDVTMWTTEGPGASGPANSEAVMVTEFNTDNSSSNTEDNNTYTASNIPKALGGGGANNPTWDEVQAFPMLDGKAPGASTKYPYDPVHFFDNRDPRFNQTIAYNGCLWPLEGNATNRLWTYYYFTNSSNTATKTTEPVGASSSGFYCRKAVDPAISATNLPYSGTDWQEIRYAEVILNQAEAAAMIGNSSTAYADLVAIRQRAGIEAGDGMYGLTAGLTGTDLAMAVLFERQIEFAYEGKRYWDLRRWKLLESTLNGKKRQGVTFLLQPSTTSGQANTDYLLNNRDAMAQASLDNVYTNYFSYVPMTVGAGSTLGELKYLDSQAITYQTADYFFGIPLATIQNDPNIQQNNTWGGSFDPLK, via the coding sequence ATGAAAAAATTATATAACATATCGTTCGCAATTCTGATTATATCAGCGTTGCTATATTCGGGCTGTAAAAAAGTGCTTGATAAAGGGCCTTTAACAACTTATACCGGACAACTCGTTTTTTCTGACTCAACACTTGCGGTAGAGTATTTAAACTCTATTTATTCAAATAATTTACCTACATGGGCAGGCAACGGTGGGGCAAACAGCACCATTGCTTCTGCAAGTGTTGGTACACTTACCGAAGAGAATCAAGGAAGCAACATATTTGTTTTGGGTACAGTAGTTTCATCCAGTGTTACTGATATAGGCACCGGCAACAGTGCTACTAATAATTATGGTAAAATACGTGCTTTAAATGATTTTATAAGCAATTTGGCAAGCAGCCCCATTGCTATTGGTACAAAAAACAGGTTTAAGGCGCAGGCTTTGTTCTGGAGGGCGTATCGTTATTTTGACCTGGTTAGATTATATGGCGGCGTGCCACTTGTTTTAACCCCGCTGCCTGTTGTAGGTACGGCTGCTAAACAAGCTGCCCTGTTACCGCGCAATACCACCACGCAAACATTTAACCAGATTGTAGCCGATCTGGATACTGCTATTATGTATTTGCCGGGTAATTGGCCTGCAATTGATTACGGCCGTATAACCAAGGGCGCTGCACAGGCTTTTTTGGGCCGCGTATTATTAACCTGGGCAAGCCCGCAGTTTAATCCAACTAACGATATGAGCCGTTGGCAAGTGGCTTACCAGGCAAGTACTGATGCTATTACAACACTTAGCTCACATGGTTATGGCCTGTATCCGAAGGAGGATGTAACCATGTGGACTACGGAAGGCCCCGGAGCTTCCGGTCCTGCAAATTCAGAAGCCGTTATGGTTACGGAGTTTAATACCGATAACTCATCGAGCAATACGGAGGATAATAACACTTATACCGCCAGCAATATCCCTAAGGCATTAGGCGGCGGCGGCGCCAACAATCCTACCTGGGACGAGGTTCAGGCATTTCCGATGCTGGATGGCAAAGCGCCCGGTGCCTCAACCAAATATCCGTATGACCCGGTACATTTCTTTGATAACCGCGATCCGCGCTTTAATCAAACCATTGCTTACAATGGTTGCTTATGGCCACTTGAGGGTAACGCTACTAACAGGTTGTGGACATATTATTATTTTACCAACTCATCAAACACAGCTACAAAAACTACAGAACCTGTAGGTGCATCTTCTAGCGGTTTCTATTGTCGTAAAGCGGTCGATCCTGCTATAAGTGCAACTAACCTGCCATATTCAGGTACCGACTGGCAGGAGATCCGCTATGCAGAAGTAATATTAAACCAGGCAGAGGCTGCAGCCATGATAGGCAATAGCAGCACAGCTTATGCCGACTTGGTAGCAATACGCCAAAGAGCTGGTATTGAAGCTGGCGATGGTATGTATGGCCTTACTGCGGGCCTTACCGGTACCGACCTGGCTATGGCCGTATTATTTGAAAGGCAAATTGAATTTGCATACGAAGGTAAACGCTATTGGGATTTGAGAAGATGGAAGCTACTGGAAAGCACACTGAACGGCAAAAAGAGGCAAGGAGTTACTTTCTTGCTACAGCCTAGTACAACTTCTGGCCAGGCAAATACAGATTACCTACTAAACAATCGCGATGCAATGGCCCAGGCCAGTCTTGATAATGTTTATACAAATTATTTTAGTTATGTGCCGATGACCGTAGGCGCAGGCAGTACACTTGGTGAGCTAAAATATCTGGACAGTCAAGCTATTACATACCAAACAGCTGATTATTTCTTTGGGATACCGCTTGCTACTATACAGAATGATCCGAACATACAGCAAAATAATACCTGGGGCGGTTCTTTCGATCCCCTTAAATAA
- a CDS encoding glycoside hydrolase family 140 protein, with amino-acid sequence MLKRIVLIGIISCLLFSIKSDEADVLPILKVSPNHRFFTASGQPFFWLGDTGWLLFSKLNREDAEKYLEIRRQQGFNVIQVMVIHSLSETNAYGDSALINKNITTPNTGNSANNYWSNIDWVLNKAAEKGMYVAMVPIWGSVVKAAHTNKIQAKAYATFLANRYKSYSNVIWMNGGDIAGSDSLKVWNAIGSTLHAIDTAHLITFHPRGRKQSSIWFHNESWLSFNSFQSGHKNYKQDTSKDDFHYGEDNWRYVQVDYNKTPIKPTLDAEPSYEKIPYGLHDINLPKWTDADVRRYGYWSVFAGACGYTYGNCDVMQMHNPKDKAIGAYGSKGLWYNSINDPGAQQMIYLKKLMLSRPYFERVPDQSLIADNQGIKYNRLIATRGTNYALVYTYTGRDMDINTTKLPGSRVKASWYNPRNGNITAIGTFNKSKITKFNPPGTPVNGNDWVLILDAI; translated from the coding sequence ATGTTAAAAAGGATTGTTCTGATAGGTATTATTTCCTGTTTGCTTTTTTCTATCAAAAGCGATGAGGCAGATGTATTGCCCATTTTAAAAGTATCGCCCAATCACAGGTTTTTTACTGCCAGCGGCCAGCCATTCTTTTGGTTGGGCGATACCGGCTGGCTGTTGTTCTCCAAACTTAATCGTGAGGATGCAGAAAAATACCTGGAAATACGCCGTCAACAGGGCTTTAATGTAATACAGGTAATGGTAATTCATAGCCTTTCCGAAACAAACGCCTACGGAGATTCCGCGCTTATCAACAAAAATATAACTACACCCAATACTGGTAATTCAGCAAATAATTATTGGAGCAATATTGATTGGGTACTAAATAAAGCTGCCGAAAAAGGTATGTACGTAGCTATGGTGCCCATTTGGGGATCGGTAGTAAAAGCGGCGCATACCAATAAAATTCAGGCTAAAGCATATGCCACATTTTTAGCAAACAGGTATAAATCCTATAGTAATGTTATCTGGATGAATGGCGGCGATATTGCCGGCAGCGATTCATTAAAAGTATGGAATGCCATTGGCAGTACCTTACATGCTATTGATACTGCCCATTTAATTACATTCCATCCCCGCGGAAGAAAGCAATCATCCATATGGTTTCATAATGAGTCGTGGTTAAGTTTTAACAGCTTCCAATCAGGCCATAAAAATTACAAGCAGGATACTTCGAAAGATGATTTCCATTATGGCGAAGATAACTGGCGCTATGTGCAGGTTGATTATAACAAAACACCCATAAAACCAACATTGGATGCTGAACCATCCTACGAAAAGATCCCTTATGGCCTGCATGATATCAATCTACCCAAGTGGACTGATGCTGATGTAAGGCGCTATGGCTACTGGTCGGTTTTTGCAGGTGCCTGTGGATATACTTATGGTAATTGCGATGTGATGCAGATGCACAATCCTAAAGACAAAGCTATTGGTGCGTATGGTTCAAAAGGCCTTTGGTATAACTCAATTAATGACCCCGGCGCGCAGCAAATGATTTACCTTAAAAAGCTGATGCTATCACGCCCGTATTTTGAGCGAGTGCCGGATCAATCATTAATCGCAGATAATCAGGGCATAAAATATAACAGGCTGATAGCTACCCGTGGTACCAACTATGCATTAGTGTATACCTATACTGGTCGCGATATGGATATCAATACAACAAAGCTGCCGGGCAGTAGGGTAAAGGCCTCATGGTATAATCCCCGTAACGGCAATATTACAGCTATTGGCACTTTTAATAAGTCGAAAATCACGAAATTTAATCCTCCCGGTACCCCGGTGAATGGTAATGATTGGGTGTTGATACTTGATGCTATATAA
- a CDS encoding DUF6298 domain-containing protein, with amino-acid sequence MRLSRVKIGLLSGGLFVGGMLLHTPAIAQKNKKSAQASAPLFIGKDEKIIYQADENGNRIPDFSYCGYMASEQAIPTVPVRIIVPLKKGDATLRIQSALDYVASLPVGADGFRGAVLLNKGIYEVDGSLKIKASGVVLRGSGMSAEGTMLLGAGKDRATLVQVLGKNDRKKAKEIKIADAYVPVNALTFHVTDPGDFKAGDMIIIHRPSTQDWISKLGTDHFGGGLTALAWKPGERDINWDRKITAINGNTITIDAPLTTALDSTYGGGMVAKYDWPGRIDRVGIENIHLQSTYDVNNPKDEAHRWMAITMENASDAWVRQVVFEHFAGSAVFVLETANRITVEDCKSLAPISEIGGYRRNTFWTMGGQTLFQRLYSVNGFHDFSTGFCAPGPTAFVQCSAWQPYSFSGGIDSWASGVLFDIANIDGQALSYINRGQDGQGAGWNAANSVLWNCSAAHVDCYQPPTAQNWAFGTWAQFGGDGYWNSSNEILSPRSLYYAQLANRLNKDVSKQADILRIETEPSSSPTVAEAAALMAAAKRPATTISDWVDGAPKRNPISIASSGAKSIDEIGYKQAAAPTMAPKMSVTNGWLVRGNTVLQGKHFEAPWWSGNIKPDYLKEAKPDITRWVPGRTGIGLTDDLDDVAAWMQKDNIIVLEHNYGLWYERRRDDHERIRRMDGDVWAPFYELPFARSGKELAWDGLSKYDLTKYNPWYWSRLKQFADIADEKGLVLFHQNFFQHNIIEAGAHYADFPWRTANNINGTGFPEPVNYAGDKRQFMAEQFYDETDPARRKLLIAYINKCLDNFADNNGVIQTTSAEFTGPLHFMQFWVETVKQWEALHKKKEIIGLSATKDVQDAILADPAKASVINVIDIRYWYYEGNGKTYAPDGGQSLAPRQQERIYKPKASTFEQVYRAVHEYKQKYPDKAVLYSADGYDHFGWAVFIAGGSLPALPATTDKQFLSDVSGMKSIDLPGNPKDQWALGNAAKGYIVYSNSDSVHLDLAANSSYKAKWIDPKTGEVLPGEEQVKGGNGVEFKNPKSGEAILWLIRI; translated from the coding sequence ATGAGATTATCAAGAGTTAAAATTGGTTTATTGTCAGGAGGTCTATTTGTTGGGGGTATGCTTTTGCATACTCCCGCAATAGCTCAAAAAAACAAAAAATCTGCTCAAGCATCTGCGCCGCTTTTTATAGGTAAGGATGAAAAAATAATTTACCAGGCCGATGAGAACGGCAACCGTATCCCTGATTTTTCTTATTGTGGCTACATGGCATCAGAACAGGCAATTCCTACTGTTCCGGTACGGATAATTGTTCCGCTTAAAAAAGGTGATGCTACTTTGCGCATCCAGTCTGCATTGGATTATGTGGCTTCATTACCCGTTGGTGCCGATGGATTTCGTGGTGCTGTATTACTAAATAAAGGTATTTATGAAGTTGATGGTAGCTTAAAAATAAAAGCTTCAGGCGTTGTGCTTCGCGGCAGCGGCATGAGTGCTGAAGGCACTATGTTACTGGGAGCCGGAAAAGACAGGGCAACCCTGGTACAGGTTTTAGGTAAAAACGATCGTAAAAAAGCAAAAGAAATTAAAATAGCAGATGCTTATGTACCTGTTAATGCTTTAACATTTCACGTTACTGATCCGGGTGATTTTAAAGCCGGTGATATGATCATCATACATCGCCCAAGCACACAGGATTGGATCAGCAAATTAGGCACCGATCATTTTGGCGGGGGCCTTACCGCTTTAGCCTGGAAACCGGGCGAGCGTGATATCAACTGGGATCGTAAGATCACAGCTATAAATGGAAATACTATAACTATTGATGCACCTTTAACCACCGCTTTAGATAGTACCTACGGCGGTGGTATGGTTGCCAAATATGACTGGCCCGGCAGAATTGACCGTGTCGGCATTGAAAATATTCATTTACAATCAACTTATGATGTAAATAACCCCAAAGATGAGGCGCATCGCTGGATGGCTATCACCATGGAAAACGCATCAGATGCCTGGGTTCGCCAAGTGGTATTTGAACATTTCGCGGGCTCGGCAGTTTTTGTATTAGAAACCGCTAACCGCATAACAGTTGAAGACTGCAAATCATTGGCCCCGATATCGGAAATTGGCGGCTATCGCCGTAACACCTTCTGGACAATGGGCGGGCAAACACTTTTTCAACGCTTGTATTCAGTAAATGGATTTCATGATTTTTCTACGGGCTTTTGTGCCCCCGGCCCAACGGCATTTGTGCAATGTTCAGCATGGCAACCTTACAGTTTCAGCGGTGGCATTGATAGCTGGGCGTCAGGCGTATTGTTTGATATTGCCAATATCGATGGTCAGGCTTTAAGTTATATAAACCGTGGTCAGGATGGGCAGGGTGCAGGTTGGAATGCCGCCAATAGTGTATTATGGAATTGTAGTGCCGCACATGTGGATTGTTATCAGCCACCAACCGCGCAAAACTGGGCTTTTGGCACCTGGGCGCAATTTGGCGGCGATGGCTATTGGAATTCATCAAATGAAATACTTTCGCCAAGAAGCCTCTATTATGCACAATTAGCCAACAGACTGAATAAAGACGTCAGCAAACAAGCTGATATATTGCGTATCGAAACCGAACCGTCAAGCAGCCCTACCGTGGCCGAAGCCGCGGCATTAATGGCAGCAGCCAAAAGGCCTGCTACTACCATAAGCGACTGGGTTGATGGCGCGCCTAAAAGGAATCCGATAAGCATAGCCTCATCAGGTGCGAAGAGCATTGATGAGATAGGCTATAAGCAAGCCGCAGCCCCAACTATGGCGCCTAAGATGAGTGTTACCAATGGGTGGTTGGTACGTGGTAATACTGTTTTGCAAGGCAAGCATTTTGAAGCTCCATGGTGGAGTGGTAATATTAAACCGGATTACCTAAAAGAAGCAAAGCCTGATATTACCCGCTGGGTTCCCGGCCGTACAGGTATTGGCTTAACTGATGATTTGGATGATGTGGCCGCCTGGATGCAAAAAGACAACATCATTGTATTGGAACATAACTATGGCTTATGGTATGAACGCCGCCGTGATGATCATGAACGTATCCGCCGTATGGATGGTGATGTTTGGGCTCCTTTTTATGAACTGCCTTTTGCCCGCAGCGGTAAAGAGCTGGCATGGGATGGCCTCAGCAAATACGATCTTACGAAATATAACCCCTGGTACTGGAGCCGCCTTAAACAGTTTGCTGATATAGCAGATGAAAAAGGATTGGTATTATTCCATCAAAACTTCTTTCAGCATAATATTATAGAGGCAGGGGCACATTATGCGGATTTCCCGTGGAGGACTGCCAATAATATCAATGGCACAGGCTTTCCTGAACCAGTAAACTATGCGGGCGACAAGCGCCAGTTTATGGCCGAGCAATTTTATGATGAAACTGACCCCGCAAGGCGTAAATTACTGATAGCATATATCAATAAATGCCTCGATAACTTTGCTGATAACAACGGCGTTATCCAAACCACCAGCGCCGAATTTACCGGTCCGCTGCACTTTATGCAGTTTTGGGTTGAAACCGTTAAGCAATGGGAAGCTCTGCATAAAAAGAAAGAGATCATCGGCCTGAGCGCCACAAAAGATGTGCAGGATGCAATTCTTGCTGATCCAGCAAAAGCTTCAGTTATTAATGTTATAGATATCCGTTATTGGTACTACGAGGGTAACGGCAAAACCTATGCACCTGATGGTGGCCAAAGCCTTGCACCACGTCAGCAAGAACGTATCTATAAACCAAAGGCGTCAACATTTGAGCAGGTTTATCGTGCAGTGCACGAGTACAAACAAAAATATCCTGATAAGGCAGTACTATATTCTGCCGATGGTTACGACCATTTTGGTTGGGCGGTATTCATAGCAGGTGGTTCATTACCGGCCTTGCCGGCAACAACCGACAAGCAATTTTTAAGCGACGTGTCAGGCATGAAAAGTATTGATCTGCCGGGCAACCCGAAAGATCAATGGGCTTTGGGAAATGCTGCGAAAGGATACATTGTTTATAGCAATTCCGATAGCGTCCATTTAGATCTGGCAGCAAATTCTAGTTATAAAGCTAAATGGATCGACCCAAAAACAGGGGAGGTATTACCGGGCGAGGAACAGGTAAAAGGCGGTAATGGTGTTGAATTTAAAAATCCCAAATCAGGCGAGGCTATTTTATGGCTCATCCGTATCTAA
- a CDS encoding polysaccharide lyase has product MKKRTGLFLLVAALGFANHAFAQYPDVPKAVKAESDSMMAAANRHSDSAWKVALPIVQADQRRGKVYVPWAARPTDLPQAKIPAFPGAEGGGKFTFGGRGGKVYVVTSLADDGPGTLRWACEQGGARIIVFNVAGIIRIKTPIIVRAPYITIEGQTAPGDGVCVAGESFWVNTHDVIIRYMRFRRGETNVGRRDDALGGDPVGNIIVDHTSTSWGLDENFSMYRHMFDPEDGSKAEKLGTVNITIQNCIYSESLDYWNHAFGSTTGGENSTLIRNMWADNTGRNPSVGWNGIYTFVNNVVFNWHHRSMDGGDYTTNFNIINNYFKPGPVTPKDEPVGHRILKPESGRSKLKEKFFGRVYASGNIMEGYPEVTKDPWNGGIQVEGPGGKELPDAGPYKDYMKSDDPFPMAPVTIMPAQEAYKYVVENSGATLPHRDAVDLRIAAQVRTGKITYTEMKTDTDFQFKIRKLPKDSYKLGIITAPWQVGGYPVYKGTPYKDSDNDGMPDSYEIAHGLNPHDAKDASKLAKNGGGYTNIEVYLNSVAAKGQHPMPNGKLN; this is encoded by the coding sequence ATGAAAAAGAGAACAGGCTTATTTTTACTTGTGGCAGCTTTGGGATTTGCTAACCATGCGTTTGCCCAATACCCGGATGTGCCAAAAGCGGTTAAAGCAGAAAGTGATTCAATGATGGCTGCGGCTAATCGTCATTCAGATTCTGCATGGAAAGTTGCGTTACCTATTGTACAGGCAGATCAGCGCAGGGGAAAAGTGTATGTACCATGGGCAGCACGGCCAACCGATCTGCCACAGGCAAAAATACCTGCTTTCCCGGGTGCCGAAGGTGGCGGTAAATTTACCTTTGGCGGCCGTGGCGGTAAAGTTTACGTAGTAACAAGCCTGGCTGATGATGGGCCGGGAACTTTACGCTGGGCTTGTGAGCAGGGCGGGGCACGTATAATTGTATTTAATGTTGCCGGTATCATCCGTATTAAAACCCCAATTATTGTTAGGGCACCGTACATTACTATTGAAGGGCAAACAGCGCCCGGCGATGGTGTTTGTGTTGCCGGTGAATCATTTTGGGTAAATACACATGATGTTATCATCCGCTATATGCGCTTCCGTCGTGGCGAAACTAATGTAGGCCGTCGCGATGACGCGCTTGGTGGCGATCCGGTAGGTAATATCATTGTTGATCATACTTCTACCAGCTGGGGCCTGGATGAGAATTTCTCGATGTACCGTCACATGTTTGATCCCGAAGATGGTTCAAAAGCTGAAAAATTGGGTACTGTTAATATCACCATTCAGAATTGCATCTATTCTGAATCGTTAGATTATTGGAACCATGCATTCGGCAGTACTACAGGTGGTGAGAATAGTACACTTATCCGTAATATGTGGGCCGATAATACTGGTCGCAATCCGTCAGTTGGATGGAATGGTATTTATACTTTTGTGAACAATGTGGTATTTAACTGGCACCACCGCTCAATGGATGGTGGCGATTACACTACCAACTTTAATATCATCAATAATTATTTTAAACCAGGACCAGTTACCCCTAAGGATGAACCCGTTGGGCACCGTATATTAAAACCGGAGTCGGGCCGCAGTAAGCTTAAGGAAAAGTTTTTTGGCCGTGTTTATGCATCTGGCAACATTATGGAAGGTTATCCTGAAGTAACTAAAGATCCGTGGAATGGTGGTATACAGGTTGAAGGCCCGGGCGGTAAAGAATTGCCGGATGCCGGACCGTATAAAGATTATATGAAATCTGATGATCCTTTTCCAATGGCACCGGTTACTATTATGCCGGCACAAGAGGCTTACAAATATGTAGTTGAAAATTCAGGTGCAACATTACCACACCGTGATGCTGTTGATTTGCGCATAGCAGCACAAGTAAGAACGGGTAAGATCACTTATACTGAAATGAAAACCGACACCGATTTCCAGTTCAAAATACGTAAATTACCTAAAGATTCTTATAAACTAGGTATTATAACAGCACCATGGCAAGTGGGTGGTTACCCTGTATATAAGGGCACGCCATATAAAGACAGTGATAACGATGGTATGCCGGATTCATACGAAATTGCTCACGGCCTTAACCCACATGATGCTAAGGATGCAAGTAAGCTTGCCAAAAATGGCGGTGGCTATACCAATATCGAAGTTTACCTGAACTCGGTAGCAGCAAAGGGACAACATCCTATGCCCAATGGTAAATTAAATTAA